In Clostridium swellfunianum, a genomic segment contains:
- a CDS encoding sigma-70 family RNA polymerase sigma factor, producing MSEEELVIAAQSGDNEAFYKLMSLYSKSLYKIAYSYLESQQEALEAVQETTCRAFIKLKKLKQTKYFKTWVTKILINYCIDEVKRNKKLTELTIEIEAINSTSEDDMLDIEIALNKLDSRYKEVVVLKYFQDMTTQDIASILDCPEGTVKTWLHRGLNSLRNYFKKDGDLNV from the coding sequence ATGAGCGAGGAAGAATTGGTCATAGCAGCTCAAAGTGGAGATAATGAAGCATTTTATAAGCTTATGTCCTTATATAGCAAAAGCTTGTATAAGATAGCTTATAGTTATCTAGAAAGTCAGCAGGAGGCACTTGAAGCTGTTCAAGAAACTACCTGTAGAGCTTTTATAAAGCTTAAAAAGTTAAAGCAAACGAAGTATTTTAAAACCTGGGTTACTAAAATACTAATAAACTACTGCATAGATGAAGTTAAAAGAAATAAGAAGTTAACTGAGCTAACTATAGAGATTGAGGCAATTAACAGCACTTCAGAAGATGATATGCTTGATATTGAAATAGCTTTAAATAAATTGGATTCAAGGTATAAAGAAGTAGTAGTTCTTAAATATTTTCAAGACATGACTACCCAGGACATAGCCAGCATCTTGGATTGTCCCGAGGGAACTGTAAAAACTTGGCTTCACCGTGGACTTAATAGCTTGAGAAATTATTTTAAGAAGGATGGTGATTTGAATGTTTGA
- a CDS encoding nucleoside deaminase, which yields MKEFYMNEAIKEANRALELKEVPVGAIIVKDNKIVSRAHNLKETLKDPSAHAEILAIRKACEALNNWRLTGCKMYVTLEPCPMCASAISQARISRLYIGTFDPTAGGCGSVIDIINDYHLNYKTQLEWMYDERCSRLLKEFFKKRR from the coding sequence ATGAAAGAATTTTATATGAATGAAGCCATAAAAGAAGCTAACAGAGCATTAGAATTAAAAGAAGTCCCAGTGGGAGCAATTATAGTAAAGGATAATAAAATAGTTTCAAGGGCGCATAACCTCAAGGAAACTCTAAAGGATCCTTCTGCTCATGCAGAGATTTTAGCTATAAGAAAAGCTTGCGAGGCTTTAAACAATTGGAGACTTACAGGTTGTAAAATGTATGTAACACTGGAGCCATGTCCAATGTGTGCCTCAGCTATTTCCCAAGCAAGGATAAGCAGGCTTTATATAGGAACCTTTGACCCAACTGCAGGTGGCTGCGGTTCCGTTATAGATATAATTAATGACTATCATCTTAATTACAAGACACAGCTTGAGTGGATGTATGATGAACGATGCAGCAGGCTTCTTAAAGAATTTTTCAAGAAAAGAAGATAA